A portion of the Apus apus isolate bApuApu2 chromosome 3, bApuApu2.pri.cur, whole genome shotgun sequence genome contains these proteins:
- the CRLS1 gene encoding cardiolipin synthase (CMP-forming) — translation MLAAAWLSRGLWGLLRGAGRRRAGGGARPLAGRAGPAAAAVSAGRGGGAGGRRHGNGGGSCLAAALAAPAPALRQRQQRLLRAAGPGWRLLSGGAGPRRAGSAGERPPQQPPPERRAAGRYAELYENPWTIPNILSMARMGLAPVLGYLIVEENFDVALGVFVLAGVTDLLDGFIARNWANQKSALGSALDPLADKILISVLYVSLTCANLIPVPLTSMIILRDVALIAAVFYVRYKTLSPPRTLSRYFNPCYATAQLKPTFISKMNTAVQLILVAASLAAPVFNYVDSIYLQTLWCITAFTTVTSAYSYYHYGRKTVQVINNK, via the exons ATGCTGGCGGCCGCTTGGCTGAGCAGGGGCCTCTGGGGGCTCCTCCGCGGCGCGGGGCggaggcgggcgggcggcggcgccaGGCCTCTggccggccgggccgggccggcggcggcggcggtgtctgcggggcgcggcggcggggcgggcgggcgccgCCATGGCAACGGCGGCGGGTCCTGCCTGGCGGCGGCTCTGGCGGCTCCGGCGCCCGCCCTGCGGCAGCGCCAGCAACGGCTGCTGCGCGCGGCCGGCCCGGGCTGGCGGCTGctgagcggcggggccgggccgcggcgggcggggagcgcCGGGGAGCGGCCgccccagcagcccccgccGGAGCGGCGGGCGGCCGGGCGCTACGCCGAGCTG TATGAAAACCCCTGGACGATCCCCAACATACTGTCAATGGCAAGGATGGGTTTGGCGCCGGTTTTGGGCTATTTGATTGTTGAAGAAAACTTCGATGTTGCACTTGGTGTCTTTGTTTTGGCTGGCGTAACGGATTTG TTGGATGGATTTATTGCACGAAACTGGGCTAATCAGAAATCAGCTTTGGGAAGTGCTCTTGATCCTCTGGCTGATAAAATTCTCATCAGTGTGCTCTATGTGAGCCTAACTTGTGCAAATCTTATTCCAG TTCCACTTACTTCCATGATTATTCTGAGGGATGTAGCGCtcattgctgctgttttttatGTGCGGTACAAAACTCTTTCTCCACCG AGAACCCTCAGTAGGTATTTTAACCCCTGTTACGCTACTGCCCAACTAAAACCAACATTCATTAGCAAG ATGAATACAGCGGTTCAACTGATTTTGGTGGCAGCTTCTTTAGCAGCACCTGTCTTCAATTATGTGGACAGCATATATCTGCAGACATTATG GTGCATCACAGCTTTCACAACGGTCACATCTGCGTACAGCTATTACCACTATGGCCGAAAGACGGTTCAGGTGATAAATAACAAATGA